A window of Longispora fulva contains these coding sequences:
- a CDS encoding ABC transporter ATP-binding protein — protein MILDVIDVHVRIGGSHILQGVTFGVRADGVTALLGRNGAGKTTTVRAVLGLVPGTGRVVFDGADITGRPTHTIVRHGVGYAPEDRGIFGALTVAENLRLAERDPLPRYDLVFDLFPELRSRARQPAGTLSGGQQQMVAIGRALLNDNRLLIVDEPTKGLAPLVVGEVAEALTRAGTATTVLLVEQNLPLVRRLATDVVVLDQGRVVHTGPAAELLGDPERARALLGVATRGGRRA, from the coding sequence GTGATCCTCGACGTGATCGACGTGCATGTCCGGATCGGCGGCTCGCACATCCTGCAGGGCGTCACCTTCGGTGTGCGCGCCGACGGGGTGACCGCCCTACTCGGCCGCAACGGCGCCGGCAAGACCACCACGGTCCGGGCGGTCCTCGGGCTCGTGCCGGGCACCGGGCGGGTCGTGTTCGACGGGGCCGACATCACCGGCCGCCCGACGCACACGATCGTCCGGCACGGCGTCGGATACGCCCCCGAGGACCGCGGGATTTTCGGCGCGCTCACCGTCGCGGAGAACCTGCGCCTCGCCGAGCGCGATCCGCTTCCGCGCTACGACCTGGTGTTCGACCTGTTTCCGGAGCTTCGGTCCCGCGCCCGGCAACCGGCGGGCACGCTGTCCGGCGGGCAACAGCAGATGGTCGCGATCGGCCGGGCCCTGCTCAACGACAACCGCCTCCTGATCGTGGACGAGCCGACCAAGGGCCTCGCCCCTCTGGTGGTCGGCGAGGTCGCCGAGGCGCTGACGCGCGCGGGTACAGCGACCACGGTGCTGCTGGTTGAGCAGAATCTGCCGCTGGTCCGCCGGCTTGCCACCGACGTGGTCGTCCTCGACCAGGGGCGCGTCGTGCACACCGGACCGGCGGCCGAGCTGCTCGGGGATCCCGAGCGCGCCCGGGCGCTGCTGGGTGTGGCGACCCGAGGTGGCCGTCGTGCGTGA
- a CDS encoding branched-chain amino acid ABC transporter permease has translation MRDLILIALTGLGLGALYYLVAAGLSLIFGLMDVLNFAHGAFLAAGAYGTWWATGHLPGGGTQGWGFVLSVVFGVALGAILGALTELTLIRPLYARPIRQVLVTVGLSLAATALLRAVAGADPLRFPKPGWTARTTRVVGATVPNDRLLLIGAAVTVFAALSLFLRTTRYGLIVRAGVQDRAMVTALGIDVRRAFTLVFAIGGGAAALAGALGGVYFESINPAQGGSLLIFAFIVVVIGRMGSVTGTAVAAVAVGLVQQFANFYAASGLGDLSVVLLLAAVLLTRRATLTGSLA, from the coding sequence GTGCGTGACCTGATCCTGATCGCGCTGACCGGCCTGGGCCTGGGCGCCCTGTACTACCTGGTCGCCGCCGGCCTGTCCCTGATCTTCGGGCTGATGGACGTTCTGAACTTCGCGCACGGGGCGTTCCTGGCGGCGGGCGCGTACGGCACATGGTGGGCCACGGGGCACCTGCCGGGTGGCGGTACCCAAGGATGGGGTTTCGTCCTTTCCGTGGTCTTCGGCGTCGCACTGGGCGCGATCCTCGGAGCCCTGACCGAGCTGACCCTGATCCGGCCGCTGTACGCCCGCCCGATCCGGCAGGTCCTCGTCACGGTCGGGCTCTCCCTGGCGGCGACCGCGCTGCTGCGGGCGGTGGCCGGCGCCGACCCGTTGCGGTTCCCGAAGCCGGGCTGGACGGCGCGCACCACCCGGGTCGTCGGCGCCACCGTCCCCAACGACCGGCTGTTGCTCATCGGGGCGGCGGTGACGGTGTTCGCGGCGCTGTCCCTGTTCCTGCGGACCACCCGTTACGGGCTGATCGTGCGCGCCGGGGTGCAGGACCGCGCCATGGTGACCGCGCTGGGCATCGACGTGCGGCGGGCGTTCACCCTGGTCTTCGCGATCGGCGGCGGCGCGGCGGCCCTGGCCGGCGCGCTGGGCGGGGTGTATTTCGAGTCCATCAACCCGGCGCAGGGCGGCTCGCTGCTCATCTTCGCGTTCATCGTCGTGGTGATCGGCCGGATGGGTTCGGTGACCGGTACCGCGGTCGCGGCGGTGGCTGTGGGACTCGTCCAGCAGTTCGCCAACTTCTACGCCGCCAGCGGGCTCGGCGACCTGTCCGTCGTGCTGCTGCTGGCCGCCGTTCTGCTCACCCGACGCGCCACCCTGACCGGGAGCCTCGCATGA
- a CDS encoding branched-chain amino acid ABC transporter permease has translation MKRLVPLAVVVVLATVPFSAASVPGLLPGPVNSPGSLRILALCLVFAALAAGYDLLFGRTGLLSFGHALHVAAGSYTVNIAVTKLGWSLPAGLALAAAVGVALPLLIGAVSVRVTGIAFAMVTLAFAQAGSILAQRDPGGWTGGEEGLSLRASGVPDLFLGVTNTVNLYWLALAFLIATVLVIRWANDTPAGRLWAAIRENERRVAVLGVHPYRAKLLAYVLAGFLGTAGGVVHLLVSGGSNPELTTSALTLSLLVMVVLGGTGSRWGAIVGGALYTFLDLRLGELSTSETLHGLPAVLRVPLTEPLFVLGTLFIIMVYALPHGLAGIKLPRRAA, from the coding sequence ATGAAACGGCTCGTACCCCTCGCGGTCGTCGTCGTCCTGGCCACCGTGCCGTTCTCGGCGGCCAGCGTCCCGGGCCTGCTGCCGGGCCCGGTGAACAGCCCCGGGTCGCTGAGGATTCTCGCCCTGTGCCTGGTGTTCGCCGCCCTCGCGGCGGGCTATGACCTGCTGTTCGGCCGGACGGGGCTGCTCTCCTTCGGGCACGCCCTGCACGTCGCCGCCGGCAGCTACACGGTCAACATCGCCGTGACGAAGCTCGGCTGGTCGCTGCCGGCCGGGTTGGCCCTGGCCGCTGCGGTCGGCGTCGCCCTGCCTCTGCTCATCGGCGCGGTGTCGGTGCGGGTCACCGGGATCGCCTTCGCCATGGTGACCCTGGCCTTCGCGCAGGCCGGCTCGATCCTCGCGCAGCGCGACCCGGGCGGCTGGACCGGAGGTGAGGAGGGCTTGTCGCTGCGCGCTTCCGGTGTGCCCGACCTGTTCCTGGGCGTGACGAACACCGTTAACCTGTACTGGCTCGCCCTGGCCTTCCTGATCGCCACCGTCCTGGTCATCCGGTGGGCCAACGACACGCCCGCCGGCCGGCTGTGGGCGGCGATCCGGGAGAACGAGCGCAGGGTGGCGGTCCTCGGCGTCCACCCCTACCGGGCGAAGCTGCTCGCCTACGTCCTGGCCGGGTTCCTCGGCACCGCCGGCGGCGTCGTGCACCTGCTCGTCTCCGGCGGCTCCAACCCCGAACTGACCACGTCGGCGCTCACCCTGTCCCTGCTGGTCATGGTCGTTCTCGGCGGCACCGGCAGCCGGTGGGGCGCGATCGTCGGCGGCGCCCTCTACACCTTCCTGGACCTGCGACTCGGCGAACTGTCCACCTCCGAGACCCTGCACGGACTCCCGGCGGTCCTGCGGGTCCCGCTGACCGAGCCGCTGTTCGTCCTCGGCACGCTGTTCATCATCATGGTGTACGCCCTCCCCCACGGCCTGGCCGGCATCAAGCTGCCCCGGCGCGCCGCATGA
- a CDS encoding alpha/beta fold hydrolase, whose amino-acid sequence MTPELVSVPVAGGHLAVHRWPGDGPVVMAAHGITANGLAWQRVADHLAGRVTLLAPDLRGRAASRDLPGPFGLETHADDLVATLDHLGVDRAVLAGHSMGAFVATTTAVRHPARIRELVLVDGGFGLPLPPGTDTDALLAAVLGPAFTRLGMTFPDRAGYLEFWARHPAFAELLDGGSAASGPQLPPTVMGHLAHDLIGEPPHLRSSCVPEAVRVDGLAVLTESGAALRLLTVPAVLLWARRGLLNEDQGLYDEHCLADVPIRAELVAGSNHYSILLGEAGATAVAGAIGAAVSR is encoded by the coding sequence ATGACGCCCGAGCTCGTTAGCGTCCCGGTCGCCGGCGGTCACCTGGCCGTGCACCGCTGGCCGGGCGACGGCCCGGTCGTCATGGCAGCGCACGGCATCACCGCAAACGGCCTGGCCTGGCAGCGCGTCGCCGACCACCTCGCCGGCCGGGTCACGCTCCTCGCCCCCGACCTGCGCGGCCGGGCCGCCAGTCGCGACCTGCCCGGTCCGTTCGGCCTGGAAACGCACGCCGACGACCTCGTCGCCACGCTCGACCACCTCGGCGTGGACCGGGCCGTGCTCGCCGGGCACTCGATGGGAGCGTTCGTGGCCACCACCACGGCGGTCCGGCACCCGGCGCGGATCCGAGAACTCGTGCTCGTCGACGGCGGGTTCGGCCTTCCCCTGCCGCCGGGTACCGACACCGACGCGCTGCTGGCGGCCGTCCTCGGGCCGGCGTTCACCCGGCTGGGGATGACCTTCCCCGACAGGGCCGGCTACCTGGAATTCTGGGCGCGGCACCCGGCGTTCGCCGAGCTGCTCGACGGCGGATCGGCGGCCTCGGGTCCTCAGCTGCCCCCGACGGTGATGGGTCATCTGGCCCACGACCTGATTGGCGAGCCACCCCACCTGCGGTCCTCGTGCGTGCCGGAAGCCGTGCGGGTCGACGGCCTGGCCGTGCTCACCGAGAGCGGCGCGGCGCTTCGTCTGCTGACCGTGCCGGCGGTGCTGTTGTGGGCCCGTCGCGGGCTGCTCAACGAGGACCAGGGCCTCTACGATGAGCACTGCCTCGCCGACGTGCCGATCCGCGCGGAACTGGTCGCCGGGTCCAACCACTACTCGATCCTGCTCGGCGAGGCGGGGGCCACGGCGGTCGCGGGAGCGATCGGGGCCGCGGTGTCGCGCTGA
- a CDS encoding pentapeptide repeat-containing protein, translating into MVSIFALLSTNASNQAQHDLAEEGQVSERFSKSVEQLASDILGVRLGGIYGLERIMRAARSSDGDEPAVIGVLCAFVREKTSSHPSGVQPDPATVTPAIDVQAALTVISRRPYAAATGPLIDLAHAHLDGADLQGADLSHAQLAGSSLAHAALAHAILDQATLDYADLTLANLNQAHLIGTHLRGADLTRANLSQAHLDGAIASQAIAAYANLNDATATYATLSYIDLSHAQAGDISLTHAVLVRADLSGAQLLGAHLEHADLDHANISGTNLSTATLGTTNLTGVIHDQHTHLPAGTVLPP; encoded by the coding sequence GTGGTTAGCATCTTCGCGCTTCTGTCCACGAATGCGTCCAACCAGGCTCAGCACGACCTTGCCGAGGAGGGCCAGGTCTCAGAGCGGTTCAGCAAGTCCGTCGAGCAACTGGCCTCCGATATCCTCGGCGTGCGGCTCGGCGGCATCTACGGGCTGGAACGCATCATGAGAGCGGCAAGAAGCTCCGACGGTGATGAGCCCGCCGTCATCGGGGTGCTGTGCGCGTTCGTCCGCGAGAAGACCAGCAGCCATCCCTCCGGAGTCCAGCCTGACCCGGCTACCGTCACGCCTGCCATCGACGTGCAGGCCGCCCTCACGGTGATCAGTCGCCGACCCTACGCCGCCGCCACGGGTCCGCTCATCGACCTCGCCCACGCCCATCTCGATGGCGCCGACCTTCAGGGCGCCGATTTGTCGCACGCCCAGTTGGCGGGCAGCAGCCTGGCCCACGCCGCCTTGGCCCACGCCATCCTCGACCAAGCCACCCTGGACTACGCCGACCTGACCCTTGCCAACCTCAACCAGGCCCACCTCATCGGTACGCACCTGAGGGGCGCTGACCTGACCAGAGCGAACCTCAGTCAGGCGCACCTCGACGGCGCGATCGCCAGCCAGGCCATCGCCGCCTACGCGAACCTCAACGACGCGACCGCCACCTACGCGACGCTGAGTTACATCGACTTGAGTCACGCACAAGCGGGCGATATCAGCCTCACACACGCCGTCCTCGTCCGAGCTGACCTGTCCGGTGCCCAGCTACTCGGCGCTCACCTCGAGCACGCCGACCTCGATCACGCCAACATCAGCGGGACCAACCTCTCCACCGCGACCCTCGGCACAACCAACCTCACCGGCGTGATTCACGACCAGCACACCCACCTTCCCGCAGGAACCGTCCTGCCACCGTGA
- a CDS encoding LppX_LprAFG lipoprotein — protein MSDPREGVYDPRRLIDPHRGLAELLRTAGHPAFEAREIVDGHQTYRVGLEPTSVGLSALIPGTGRVRPSRVWLDVASKRIVKGEFAFEASGKDGELSARVLVLDYDTPVTITAPV, from the coding sequence TTGTCCGATCCACGAGAGGGCGTCTACGACCCGCGTCGCCTGATCGATCCACACCGGGGTCTGGCCGAACTCTTGCGGACGGCCGGCCATCCGGCGTTCGAGGCACGCGAGATTGTCGACGGGCACCAGACCTACCGGGTGGGACTGGAGCCGACGTCGGTCGGCTTGTCGGCGCTGATTCCGGGCACCGGTCGAGTCCGGCCCAGCAGGGTCTGGCTGGACGTCGCCTCCAAACGCATCGTCAAGGGGGAGTTCGCCTTCGAGGCGAGCGGTAAGGACGGTGAGCTGTCGGCCAGGGTGCTCGTGCTGGACTACGACACCCCGGTGACTATCACCGCGCCGGTGTGA
- a CDS encoding alkaline phosphatase family protein, producing MTKTPRRKLIALAASLGLAAVSLGLWAGNAQAVVGLPTPDHVVVVVMENHAYSQVIGSSSAPYINNTLKAGGANLTQSFGITHPSEPNYYQLFSGSNQGRTDDSCVSVGSISAANLGSELIAAGKTWGSYNEGLPSQGSTVCSNSAGKYAQKHNPWFGFNNVPTNTAYTMTQFPTDYTTLPKVSFVVPNLCNDMHDCSVSTGDTWIQSHVGAYATWAQTHNSILVVTFDEDNKSSGNKIPTVFYGQHVTPGSSSGTTYNHYNMLRTLEDLAGLSAHAGNAASASDITGIWN from the coding sequence ATGACGAAGACACCCCGTCGCAAGCTCATCGCCCTCGCCGCCTCTCTGGGCCTGGCCGCCGTCTCGCTCGGCCTCTGGGCCGGCAACGCCCAGGCCGTCGTCGGTCTGCCCACCCCGGACCACGTGGTCGTCGTGGTGATGGAGAACCACGCCTACTCCCAGGTGATCGGCAGCTCCAGCGCCCCGTACATCAACAACACGCTGAAGGCGGGCGGTGCCAACCTCACCCAGTCCTTCGGCATCACCCACCCGAGTGAGCCCAACTACTACCAGCTGTTCTCCGGTAGCAACCAGGGCCGCACGGACGACAGCTGTGTGAGCGTCGGCTCCATCTCCGCCGCCAACCTCGGCTCCGAGCTGATCGCCGCCGGCAAGACCTGGGGCAGCTACAACGAGGGCCTGCCGAGCCAGGGCTCGACCGTCTGCAGCAACAGCGCCGGCAAGTACGCGCAGAAGCACAACCCGTGGTTCGGCTTCAACAACGTGCCGACCAACACCGCCTACACGATGACGCAGTTCCCGACCGACTACACCACGCTGCCGAAGGTCTCCTTCGTCGTCCCGAACCTCTGCAACGACATGCACGACTGCTCGGTCTCCACCGGCGACACCTGGATCCAGAGCCACGTCGGCGCGTACGCCACCTGGGCCCAGACGCACAACAGCATCCTCGTCGTCACGTTCGACGAGGACAACAAGTCGTCCGGCAACAAGATCCCGACCGTGTTCTACGGCCAGCACGTCACCCCGGGCAGCAGCTCGGGCACCACGTACAACCACTACAACATGCTGCGCACCCTGGAGGACCTCGCGGGTCTGAGCGCCCACGCGGGCAACGCCGCCTCGGCCTCCGACATCACCGGCATCTGGAACTGA
- a CDS encoding MFS transporter, which yields MYLADSRGTKAPVAPGTHPGRRGAAVPGTVIALGAVSLITDISSEMVTAVLPLYVVAALGLSPLGFGLLDGLNNGVGALVRLVGGHLADRGGRGHKAVAAVGYGLSAVCKPLLLLAHTIPLIAAVIAVDRTGKGLRTAPRDAMISLATEPEHRGRAFGVHRAMDTTGALLGPLVAFAVLRATIDGYDAVFAVSGCVAALGVLVLVLFVPTPARTADAPPRPSLRDSLTLLRLPALRRLALCAVLLGLTTVSDSFLYLLLQRQLGLSAHLFPLLPLGTAAAFLLLAVPLGALADRIGRRTLFLAGHGALLLAYVLVLARVQGGTAVVGVLALHGAFYAATDGVLAAAAANATPAAQQGAGLALVGTGQALARFTCSLAFGAAWSAWSGHTALAVTATALALSAVAASLLLRTPTEVTA from the coding sequence GTGTACCTCGCGGACTCGCGTGGTACCAAGGCTCCCGTCGCCCCGGGCACCCACCCGGGGCGGCGCGGGGCCGCCGTACCCGGCACCGTCATCGCCCTCGGGGCGGTCAGCCTGATCACCGACATCTCCTCCGAGATGGTCACCGCCGTGCTCCCGCTGTACGTCGTGGCCGCCCTCGGCCTGTCCCCGCTCGGCTTCGGCCTGCTGGACGGCCTCAACAACGGTGTCGGCGCCCTGGTCCGCCTCGTCGGTGGCCACCTGGCCGACCGTGGCGGACGCGGCCACAAGGCCGTCGCGGCCGTCGGCTACGGACTGTCCGCCGTCTGCAAGCCGTTGCTGTTGCTGGCCCACACGATTCCCCTGATCGCCGCCGTGATCGCGGTCGACCGTACCGGGAAAGGGCTACGCACCGCGCCCCGGGACGCGATGATCTCTCTCGCGACCGAGCCCGAGCACCGGGGCCGAGCATTCGGGGTACACCGGGCCATGGACACCACCGGCGCGCTCCTCGGGCCGCTGGTCGCCTTCGCCGTGCTGCGGGCGACGATCGACGGCTACGACGCGGTGTTCGCGGTCAGCGGCTGCGTCGCGGCGCTCGGGGTCCTCGTCCTCGTACTCTTCGTCCCGACCCCCGCCCGCACCGCTGACGCGCCGCCGAGGCCCTCGCTGCGCGACTCACTGACCCTGCTGCGGCTCCCCGCCCTGCGCCGGCTCGCGCTCTGCGCCGTGCTGCTGGGCCTGACCACCGTCAGCGACTCCTTCCTCTACCTGCTGCTCCAGCGCCAGCTCGGCCTGTCCGCCCACCTGTTCCCGCTGCTGCCGCTCGGCACCGCCGCCGCGTTCCTGCTGCTCGCCGTCCCGTTGGGCGCCCTCGCCGACCGGATCGGGCGCCGTACGCTCTTCCTCGCCGGACACGGGGCACTCCTGCTCGCCTACGTCCTGGTGCTGGCCCGGGTCCAGGGCGGCACGGCGGTGGTGGGCGTCCTCGCCCTGCACGGCGCGTTCTACGCGGCAACCGACGGCGTCCTCGCCGCCGCCGCGGCCAACGCCACGCCGGCCGCCCAGCAGGGCGCGGGCCTCGCCCTGGTCGGCACCGGACAGGCGTTGGCCCGCTTCACCTGCTCGCTCGCCTTCGGCGCCGCCTGGAGCGCCTGGAGCGGTCACACCGCCCTCGCCGTCACCGCCACCGCCCTGGCCCTCAGCGCGGTCGCCGCCTCCCTGCTGCTGCGCACCCCCACCGAGGTCACCGCATGA
- a CDS encoding TolB family protein → MTRTTRLLTLLIAVLLLGGIGTGAVLYSADRSGKRGVEQQGGPPVRVGSVSLQSAGRQLVFRNMAWGPHRDELATVPADQPDSERTASGVKCLRFHAAAGTGVCLQAVHGALEDSYRAVILDDRLHELRTFPAAGIPTRARVSPSGHLAAWTVFVSGDSYAGTDFSTRTAIVDTRTWTLHDNLEAYAVIKDGHPFQSHDTNIWGVTFADDSRFYATLATGGHTYLVQGDVTARTLTTLHQNVECPSLSPDGTRIAYKKRAPGAPAEAPWRLYVLDLGTMTETATAEQRNIDDQALWADGSTLVYAIPGDFGADLWTTPADGTGSPRRMVTSALAPAYLG, encoded by the coding sequence ATGACGCGCACAACCCGCCTGCTGACCCTGCTGATCGCCGTCCTGCTGCTCGGCGGCATCGGCACGGGCGCGGTGCTGTACTCCGCGGACCGGTCCGGCAAGCGCGGCGTGGAGCAGCAGGGCGGGCCCCCCGTCCGGGTCGGGAGCGTCTCGCTGCAGTCGGCCGGACGGCAGTTGGTGTTCCGCAACATGGCCTGGGGCCCGCACCGCGACGAGCTCGCCACCGTCCCGGCCGACCAGCCGGACAGCGAGCGCACCGCCTCCGGCGTCAAGTGTCTGCGCTTCCACGCGGCCGCGGGCACCGGCGTCTGCCTGCAGGCCGTGCACGGCGCGTTGGAGGACTCCTACCGCGCCGTCATCCTGGACGACCGGCTGCACGAGCTGCGTACCTTCCCCGCAGCCGGCATCCCCACCCGCGCACGGGTCTCCCCCTCCGGGCACCTCGCCGCCTGGACGGTGTTCGTCAGCGGGGACTCGTACGCGGGGACCGACTTCTCCACCCGCACCGCCATCGTGGACACCCGCACCTGGACCCTGCACGACAACCTGGAGGCGTACGCCGTCATCAAGGACGGCCACCCGTTCCAGTCCCATGACACCAACATCTGGGGCGTCACCTTCGCCGACGACAGCCGCTTCTACGCGACCCTGGCCACCGGCGGCCACACCTACCTCGTCCAGGGCGACGTCACGGCCCGCACCCTCACCACGCTGCACCAGAACGTCGAGTGCCCGTCCCTGTCGCCGGACGGCACCCGGATCGCCTACAAAAAGCGTGCCCCCGGCGCCCCCGCCGAAGCCCCCTGGCGGCTGTACGTCCTCGACCTGGGCACTATGACCGAGACGGCCACCGCCGAGCAGCGCAACATCGACGACCAGGCGCTCTGGGCCGACGGCTCCACCCTGGTCTACGCCATACCCGGCGACTTCGGCGCCGACCTGTGGACCACGCCCGCCGACGGCACCGGCAGCCCCCGACGGATGGTCACCTCCGCCCTCGCCCCGGCCTACCTCGGCTGA
- a CDS encoding GNAT family N-acetyltransferase, with amino-acid sequence MHGGTRIRVIEPTDAAPIAAHRARDIEAFRRWEPARPTEFFTPEGQAERIDSLLAGYRTGTVWPGVVLADDQVIGEVTIGGILPQAHLRRGSVGYWIGSVAQNQGHAGRAVELALRVMTDELGLHRAEASTNLENLPSQRVLRRNGFSPYGVAHSSILLDGSWRDGLLWERILGD; translated from the coding sequence ATGCACGGCGGCACCAGGATCCGCGTGATCGAGCCGACCGACGCCGCCCCGATCGCCGCGCATCGGGCGCGCGACATCGAGGCATTCCGGCGGTGGGAACCGGCCCGGCCGACCGAGTTCTTCACCCCGGAAGGCCAGGCGGAGCGGATCGACAGTCTGCTGGCCGGGTACCGGACCGGCACGGTCTGGCCGGGCGTGGTCCTCGCCGACGACCAGGTGATCGGAGAGGTCACGATCGGAGGCATCCTGCCGCAGGCGCATCTGCGCCGCGGCTCCGTCGGATACTGGATCGGCAGCGTCGCCCAGAACCAGGGGCACGCCGGGCGCGCCGTCGAGCTCGCGCTCCGGGTGATGACGGACGAACTCGGGTTGCACCGCGCCGAGGCGTCCACCAATCTGGAGAATCTGCCGTCGCAGCGGGTGCTGCGCCGCAACGGGTTCAGCCCGTACGGCGTCGCACACTCCTCGATCCTGCTCGACGGGAGCTGGCGGGACGGGCTGCTGTGGGAGCGGATCCTCGGCGACTAG